The stretch of DNA AACGCGTTCATACCAAAAATCACCGCATCTGAGCGAGATGCAATCTCCATTAACACATGAGTTTGAGTACTTCTAAGTTTTGGTCGTTTATTGCTTTCAAGCTCTAACAATATTTGCTGAAGAGGGGTGTTAAATGCTTGTTTGTGGTCTTCTTCTACATTCATCGCGAGCACCGGGTAACACATGATTTCATCTAACGTAGCGTTTATTCCTACTAGAGGATGGTCTCTCCGAACAAACAGTTTGGGGTAAATGGTTCCTAACTTTGTCGCTTGGTATTTTTGATCTAGCGAACTCGAATAATGAATCGCAAAATCTAACTTCCCTTTATCGAGTAAATCATAAGGATTACTTTTCGCTGCCATTTCTATCAAGTTCACATCCGGAGCTTCATCAAATAGCTCTAAAGCCAAATTAGGAAGAATGGTACTGCCCAGAAAAGTAGGCAGGGAGATCGAAAACGTATCATTGCATTCTCGGGGATCAAATTGATTACGCTGAAATAACGCACTCAACTGCGGAAGAATGTGTTGCAGTTCTTTGCCTAACTCTAATGATTTAGCTGTCGGTGTCAGCCCTGTCGATGTTCGAATGAAGAGAGGATCATCGAACGTTTCTCTCAAACGTTTTAAGCTCCGACTCATGGCTGACTGCGAAACAAACAACGCCTTAGCAGCATTGGTGACATTACGTTCTTTAAGCAACGTATCAAAAGCCACCAGTAGATTTAAGTCGACTCGATTCAACTGATATGAAATATCTTTTTGCATAAGCCCTCTAGCTAGATTGAACAATGACATTGTTTAGAATGAAATTACCATAACATGAAAAGATACCCCCAGTTACAGGGGTACCCAATCTAGATTAGCTTTCTATTCTACTTTGATAGAATCACTTGTTTACTTTAATAAAGTCACTTGGCTTCCATGAATTATCAAACCACTTTTCTGTTGGTGAATACATGCGGAAAATAATATTAAAACCCTTACCTTCCGTCGTTTGAACCCAGTTATTTTCCATTCCTTTGGGTGCATTGGGAGCAAAGTGTATGGTTATAGAACCATCGACATTTTTCTGAATACTGTCACTCAAACCATCAATACCCGCAGACTTTTGATCCGTTTCTAACATAGAACGCGTCTGGTTATCGTAAATCATAAATGACCAAAACTTCTCTACAGGTGCATTTGGCGGCAGTGTCACCGTGTAATGTTGACTACCATCCAGTACTTCCTTGTTTGCATCACGTGTCGCCAATAAGTAATCCGACCCTTTGCCTACAGTTTTTGTCACCATATCAGGGGTAATCCCCGTCGCCATGAAGTGGAAAGTTGCTCGCATATCCGAGTCAATCACGCCATTCGCATCTTTAAATTCATGGCCTGAGACTAGCGGAGTAAACCATTGTCTATCATCGTAGCGGAACATTTCTTCTTTAGGATGGAAATAGGTTGAACGTGCTTCAGCCGTTGCTATTTTTGCCGCTTCCGACAGTATTTTCTGCATGCGTTTATTAGGCGCAAACTCCTGGCCTTTTTCTATCCCAATATCTTTGGCTAGCGACAACCATTCTGCATCAAAAATAGCAGTAGGTTCGTACTGAATTAGCGCATTTACCTCATCGTAAAACATCGCGTCCATAGCGTGAATGGTGTTGTAGTCAACACCCGAAATGTTCATAAACTCTGTATTATCCTCTTCTCCATACGGGTAAAGCTTTGTGGTCGCTTTTAATGCTTCAATGCTTTCTTTCATCTCTTCTGGAGAGCTCACAAGGCGCAGTAACAACCAATGTTGATAACCTTCACTAACAATCTCAATGTATCCCTCTGGCACTTCTCCTTTCCACGAAGAATGGCGAACGAAGTACTTACCTGATTTAGCGACGTTGTCTGGGTGAGTCACGCCAATTCTGTCTACATATTTGAACGCAGCATTGTCGAGCAAACCAAGCACAGGAGTAGGAATATCCAGAATAACTGGGCCATTCCTTACATCAATTTCTGATGTGATATACGGTGTGGTCGTATTCGCTGTTAACCAAAGGCTATTCGCGTCTAGATTATCTTCAGAAATCGCGATGGTTTGATTCGGCTTCATGCCGATGCTTTCGTGCCCCAACAATAATCCTTGTATTGAAGCAACTGGGATACCAGATAGAAAAACGCGAACGGCATTGGATACCTGAACGAAATCTTGAACCTTGGTGTGTGTTTCGGCTGTCGGTGCGCCATCGGTATAATTCAGTTCACCTAGATAGGTAGACTCAACCTTATTTGGCGTGATGATGCTCTCTGGTACTTGTGCACTAAATTTAGGTTCAGCAAATGCGAAAGACGAACAACCTAAAGTAATCAGCAACGTAGCAATAATCGATTTTTTCATAATAGTTTCTCTTGTCTAAAGTGATTCAGATAGCCTAGGCCGCACCAATTGATATTCTTCGCTTAGGTGTCACGCTCTAGGCTATTTATTTCCAGAAACGGGTTAGCGTTTATTGCTGGTTAGCCACTGATTTTTTCCATGTCTTCAAGCATCCAGTTTTTGAAGAACGTCTTCGATGTTGGACGGTAAAGTCGGAACAGTAAGAAGTAATCTTCACCACCGGTAGGAACCCAGTTTTCCTCTTGTCCTTTTGGTGCTTCTGGGCCGAAGTACAAATCGTAAGAACCATCTGGATTCTTTTTCATCGTGTCTGCATTTCTAGACGATAGTCCTACTCGGTCGACTCCTTTAACAAAGTTTTTGGTTTCCATGTTGTAAACAATGGCTGACCAAAAATCCTCAACAGGCGTGTCGGCTGGCACATTGAGCTTGTATGTCGCTTTGCCATCGAGCATCTCACCTTTTGAATCACGTAAGCCCGTTAAATAAAAGGTTGAACCGCCCAATTGCTTCGGCAAGTAAGTCACGTAGAAGTACGATGCTGCACGCTTATCGACTAACACCTCATTTTCATCCACAAATGGGAAACCAAGCTGAGCTTGAGGGCCAAAATTCCAGAAGGACCATTGCGATAGAGGCTTGCCATTTTCATCTTTCCATAATGCACTCACCGTCTGATCAGGCTCTACGAATTTCGATTGCATGTGCGCATAAGCCATCAATACACCTTCACGTATCGCTTTTTTCTGCTCATCTGTTGGGTCGAATTTTTTACCTTTTTCGATACCGAGATCTTTTAGTAATGACGCCATCGCCTTGTCTTGAGCTCTGACCGGGTTCTCTTGGATAACGTCATTGATGTCTTGAAAGAACGTCTCGTTGTAATACGGGAGGCTGTCATACGCGACTTCCGTTGCATCTAAGTAGTCTGTTTTGGGTGGGTTTTCAGCATCAACAAGATTGTAGATTTTGATTTTCTTCGCATAATTACCCGCATCTAAATCTGTCGCACCATTCGTTAACGATGGTCTGAATGAAAAACCATACAGATAAGTGTCGGTTTCAAATACCAGATAACCTTGCCTTTCTAGCGCTAGCTTCGAACCAAACTCGTTGTTGTAACCTGGCGGTAAGAAGAGATATTTGCCTCCTTCACCTTCATCAGCACCTTTGTAGCCAACATCCGTGATCGGTACTTCCCATTGGTTCACGACCGAGCCAAAGTAATTTACTTTGTCAGTCGCGGCAGGCACTTCAATAACGACTGGGCCATTTTTAGAGGTTGTGGTTGCCCACGCATAAGCTGTGGTGTCATTGGCAGTGAGGAACCCCTTTTCTGAGCCGAAAGGTTCGTTCACGTAAACCACGTCATTGTAGTCGCCATTCAAATCACGACGGGTTGCTTTCAAAAAATCAATCTGAGTAACGGCAGGCATATAATGAATCGCCGTTTGAGTGGCACGCTGCACCATCATTTTGTATTCAAGGTTTTCAATCTGCGATGCGCGATTAAGGATGTCGTCGGTATCATCAAACGATTGAGAATAAACAGGCATTGTGCTGATAGTGAGTAGCGAAGCTAATAGAAGTTTTTTCATGTTGAGCATATCTCTTCGTAAAGGTGAAACATTCAATTGTTCAAAAAACATCCTTTGTTTGAACCGAGTATACGAACACGACAAAAATTCATCCAATGACTTATAGTCATTAATAATTATTCTAATTTTGGATAATGCTAGATGAGATTCGATTAACTCAATGGCTTGCGAACCATTCCCTCTAAAGTGCTTTAATTTGATCGATTGTGATCGCCGAATCACAATGTGCAGACCTGATTGTTTATATTCAACTAAATTCAAATCATTAAGATAAACATCATGTTACGAGCAACCATCGCATTACTCAGCGTGACCAGTTTCGCTGTATCTGCCAATGTCACCCTTCCCTCTGGAGAAGACTGGATCAATCATGCTTCTGAAGGGCTGGCACCTTATTGGTTAATGCCGAGCGCACAGGGAGAACCGATAGGCAACTTCCCAACTTTCCGCTGTGATGATGGAACACTCCTCGATGTGTCTAACGTTTGTCCTGAATTAGACAAAGGATGGATCACGCCACACTTTGGCAAAGAGTTTACGCGCATGAAATCGCGTCAAACCTATGCCTATGGCGTGCTTTATCATCTTACCGGAGACAAACAAGCATTAGAGCTAGCCAAGCAAGGGGCTTACTACCTTATTGAACACTTAGAAGATGAGCAAAATGGCGGCTTCATTGGCTACACCAAAGAGGGGAAAGTGGGCCAGGATTGGCAGCAACGTACTTCTCAAGATCAAGCGTATGCGCTGGTCGGCCTCGCCATGTACTACTACCTGACGCAAGACAAAAAGGTAGAAGAAGCACTCATCACCCAACAAGCATTTATCTTTGAAAAGTATCGACTTAAAGATGGTAGTGGCCTTGCTTGGATACTTGCTGACGGTGAAGATGGCAAAGCCACACGACGTGAATTGGTCGCGCAACTTGATCAGATTAACGGTTACATGCTGTTAATCGCTCCTCTGTTAAAAGAGCCCATCAAATCAAAATGGCTTGATGACTTAAACTGGCTCACGCAAGCCATGATTAATAACTACCACTCCGAAGGCGAACAACGCTTCTACGGGGCTATTCACGATAAAGCAGCGATGATGCCGAATGCCAATCACAACGATTTTGGACACACCATCAAAGCGTATTGGATGACATATCTAACCGGTCATGCATTAAATAATTCCGATTGGTCGGAGTTTGGTTTAGACGGCATGAAACACACTCTGGATCAGGCGCAATATCAGAAAGACTTTGCCAATGTATCTAACTACTTT from Vibrio splendidus encodes:
- a CDS encoding DUF1214 domain-containing protein; protein product: MKKLLLASLLTISTMPVYSQSFDDTDDILNRASQIENLEYKMMVQRATQTAIHYMPAVTQIDFLKATRRDLNGDYNDVVYVNEPFGSEKGFLTANDTTAYAWATTTSKNGPVVIEVPAATDKVNYFGSVVNQWEVPITDVGYKGADEGEGGKYLFLPPGYNNEFGSKLALERQGYLVFETDTYLYGFSFRPSLTNGATDLDAGNYAKKIKIYNLVDAENPPKTDYLDATEVAYDSLPYYNETFFQDINDVIQENPVRAQDKAMASLLKDLGIEKGKKFDPTDEQKKAIREGVLMAYAHMQSKFVEPDQTVSALWKDENGKPLSQWSFWNFGPQAQLGFPFVDENEVLVDKRAASYFYVTYLPKQLGGSTFYLTGLRDSKGEMLDGKATYKLNVPADTPVEDFWSAIVYNMETKNFVKGVDRVGLSSRNADTMKKNPDGSYDLYFGPEAPKGQEENWVPTGGEDYFLLFRLYRPTSKTFFKNWMLEDMEKISG
- a CDS encoding DUF1254 domain-containing protein: MKKSIIATLLITLGCSSFAFAEPKFSAQVPESIITPNKVESTYLGELNYTDGAPTAETHTKVQDFVQVSNAVRVFLSGIPVASIQGLLLGHESIGMKPNQTIAISEDNLDANSLWLTANTTTPYITSEIDVRNGPVILDIPTPVLGLLDNAAFKYVDRIGVTHPDNVAKSGKYFVRHSSWKGEVPEGYIEIVSEGYQHWLLLRLVSSPEEMKESIEALKATTKLYPYGEEDNTEFMNISGVDYNTIHAMDAMFYDEVNALIQYEPTAIFDAEWLSLAKDIGIEKGQEFAPNKRMQKILSEAAKIATAEARSTYFHPKEEMFRYDDRQWFTPLVSGHEFKDANGVIDSDMRATFHFMATGITPDMVTKTVGKGSDYLLATRDANKEVLDGSQHYTVTLPPNAPVEKFWSFMIYDNQTRSMLETDQKSAGIDGLSDSIQKNVDGSITIHFAPNAPKGMENNWVQTTEGKGFNIIFRMYSPTEKWFDNSWKPSDFIKVNK
- a CDS encoding AGE family epimerase/isomerase → MLRATIALLSVTSFAVSANVTLPSGEDWINHASEGLAPYWLMPSAQGEPIGNFPTFRCDDGTLLDVSNVCPELDKGWITPHFGKEFTRMKSRQTYAYGVLYHLTGDKQALELAKQGAYYLIEHLEDEQNGGFIGYTKEGKVGQDWQQRTSQDQAYALVGLAMYYYLTQDKKVEEALITQQAFIFEKYRLKDGSGLAWILADGEDGKATRRELVAQLDQINGYMLLIAPLLKEPIKSKWLDDLNWLTQAMINNYHSEGEQRFYGAIHDKAAMMPNANHNDFGHTIKAYWMTYLTGHALNNSDWSEFGLDGMKHTLDQAQYQKDFANVSNYFGERLQKMWQGQDITGWQSRPHSQWASSWEWAELDQAAMTVSLVDGSMKDVLQYTLPTFHDVWVDHKYGGVGLDPKRTKAFHWGNGYHQFEHALIGYLYAQQVDAKLAVLHYARPTNTNMPMEPYYYQGDVVKLEKLGDGTQKVSFNNIRP
- a CDS encoding LysR family transcriptional regulator, translating into MQKDISYQLNRVDLNLLVAFDTLLKERNVTNAAKALFVSQSAMSRSLKRLRETFDDPLFIRTSTGLTPTAKSLELGKELQHILPQLSALFQRNQFDPRECNDTFSISLPTFLGSTILPNLALELFDEAPDVNLIEMAAKSNPYDLLDKGKLDFAIHYSSSLDQKYQATKLGTIYPKLFVRRDHPLVGINATLDEIMCYPVLAMNVEEDHKQAFNTPLQQILLELESNKRPKLRSTQTHVLMEIASRSDAVIFGMNALSSLPDFDSRFVDIYDFVDSKQYHVDLYLLQHQRTFTSASHQWIASRFSGLLENIL